In the genome of Triticum urartu cultivar G1812 chromosome 5, Tu2.1, whole genome shotgun sequence, one region contains:
- the LOC125507536 gene encoding pectin acetylesterase 3-like — protein sequence MEEKVGMAKLWALFLVVVVLAGSAQAAADRNVSRGGMRRLAGAPGVPVPITVLTSAVAMGAVCMDGTPPAYHMDSGYGAGKNRWIVHLEGGSWCESVGSCLYRKASRLGSSNLMNRQMYFGGILSSSPTENPDFFSWNRVMIRYCDGASFAGEGYDPRSGLFSRGQRIFNAVIQHLLSMGMSSADQVLLSGSSAGALAVVLHCDQFGGFFAGRGTTVKCLADAGFFLDAVNVAGWHTLRTYFGGVVATHGVAQNLPRSCTSHLDATSEEVSSKKKVVKKEFGTAASTKPGLNKKAPAKRVPMSKARASTLEASKSTVEEAASEGKMRKERDKKTMARAIGKPLMMIQSDEEEEDAAPASKTHKLLGTSYETVLVDKKPIVCDMKWVDWKYINNNEEHFPRVHESFRMNGVDAFVGQKLTKWNDELIMQFYLVAHFYPDGRTVWMSEGTRYQSTVAKWAKLINAPKEHEYDTDVYAKPR from the exons ATGGAGGAGAAGGTCGGGATGGCCAAGCTTTGGGCGCTTTTTCTTGTGGTTGTGGTCCTTGCAGGGAGCGCGCAGGCGGCGGCCGACCGGAACGTGAGCCGTGGTGGTATGAGGCGGCTCGCAGGGGCGCCGGGTGTACCAGTGCCTATCACCGTCCTCACGTCCGCGGTCGCGATGGGAGCCG TGTGCATGGATGGGACGCCGCCGGCTTACCACATGGATTCGGGCTATGGTGCAGGGAAGAACCGTTGGATCGTTCACCTAGAG GGAGGCTCATGGTGCGAGAGCGTGGGGTCGTGCCTGTACCGCAAGGCGAGCCGCCTCGGCTCGTCAAATCTCATGAACAGGCAGATGTACTTCGGCGGCATCTTGAGCTCCAGCCCCACCGAGAACCCTG ATTTCTTCAGTTGGAACCGGGTGATGATCCGCTACTGCGACGGCGCGTCTTTCGCCGGCGAAGGCTACGACCCGCGCTCGGGGCTCTTTTCCCGGGGCCAGCGCATATTTAACGCCGTCATCCAGCACCTCCTCTCCATGGGGATGTCTTCCGCGGATCAGGTGCTGCTGTCGGGAAGCTCCGCTGGGGCCCTGGCGGTGGTGCTGCACTGCGACCAGTTCGGCGGTTTCTTCGCCGGCCGGGGCACCACTGTCAAGTGTCTCGCCGACGCGGGATTCTTCCTCGACGC CGTCAACGTCGCCGGGTGGCATACCTTGAGAACCTACTTCGGAGGTGTCGTGGCCACGCATGGGGTGGCTCAGAACCTGCCCAGGAGTTGCACCAGTCATCTCGACGCCACCTCG GAGGAGGTCAgctccaagaagaaagtggttaagaaggaattTGGCACAGCTGCTTCAACAAAGCCTGGTTTGAACAAGAAGGCTCCTGCCAAGAGAGTgcccatgtcaaaggccagagcctcaactcTTGAAGCCTCCAAATCAACTGTTGAAGAGGCTGCTAGTGAAGGCAAGATGAGGAAGGAAAGAGACAAGAAAACCATGGCCAGAGCTATTGGCAAACCCTTAATGATGATTCAATctgatgaggaagaagaggatgctgcaccagcatcAAAGACTCATAAGCTACTGGG gacttcctATGAGACCGTGCTCgtggacaagaagcccattgtatgTGACATGAAGTGGGTTGACTGGAAGTACATCAACAACAATGAAGAACACTTCCCTAGAGTTCATGAGAGCTTCAGGATGAATGGAGTTGATGCCTTTGTGGGTCAGAAATtgaccaagtggaatgatgagctcattatgCAGTTCTATTTAGtagctcatttctacccagatggcaGAACTGTTTGGATGTCTGAAGGAACAAGATATCAGTCAACTGTTGCAAAGTGGGCCAAGCTAATCAATGCTCCCAAAGAGCATGAGTATGACACAGATGTGTATGCCAAGCCAAGATGA